The genome window GCCGAACGCCAACTGATAGGGCGGCTTGCCGCTGGCCAGGAAGATCACGGTGGCCGGTGTCCAGCCCAGGCGCAAGGCCGGCGCATCGCTGGCGGAGAACGGGTGTTCTGTGGTCGTCTGCAGCACCCATTCGCCCGTCTGCGTCACGGGCATGGCCAGGTCGCCCGAGATGCGCTCCTTGCCATCGAGGCCGATGCGGTAAAACGTCGTACGCAGCAGGGGATCGAAATAGGCACCTTGCGCGGGACGTTCCTGCTGGCGCAGGTGCAGCCGGTGCCGGGGAACATAGCTGTTCTGGCGATACACGCCCAGAGTCGCGGGCAGTACCACATTGTTGTGCGTCAATTGCAGGGCAATGCTGTCGGCGGGAATGGCGAGGGGCGTGGCGTAGCGCCATTCATTCGCCTGCTTGCCGGGCAAGCCTTGCAGCACGATGGAGGCGCGCGGTGGGGCGATGTCCGTTTCGCTGACGGCTTGCGCCGTAATCGCCGCAAAGGCCAGCGGTTCGCCCGCTTGCCAGCTCAGGCGCGCATAGCGGAAGGCGCGCGGCGCAAAGGCGATGCTGTCGTTGGCCAGGGTTTGCGTGTCGCTGTTGCTAAGCCAATTCAGGGTGGTGGTGCCGATGGCGTCCCATTGCTTCAGGTCATCGCTTACTTCCAGCAGCACTTGCGCACTGTAATTGTCCGTGCGGGCCGGTGGCGTGAAGCGCAAAGCGGCGATGCGCTTGTCTTGCGTCTGCTTGCCCAGGTCGAGTATCAGCGCTTGCAGCGCCGCCGTGCTCGCTGCCGTGCCGGCGCGCGTGCTGACCGACAGCAGGCGGCCATCGTCGGCCGTGCGGATGTCGATGCCTTGCATGCCATCGCCAGTTGCCGGCGCGCCCGTCACGGGGAAAATGCGGGCTGGAATGGCTGTCCGTTGCGTGGCCGATTGCGCGGGTGGCGCGCCGATGGCGTAGGCCAGGCGCTTGCCGTCGGCGTCGAACAGGCGCAGGTCGGCCAGGCTGGCCGAGCTGGCGTGCAGGTAGACGTCCCTGGGCAATGTTAGCTGCACGATGCCGGCGCCGGCCGGCACGGTCACCGGCATGCTCCAGGCATAGTCCTGTGGCCGGTCCTGGCCAGGCGCGGCCAGCGCGGCGCCTGCCACCAGCAGGCCGCAGCAGATCAATGAGGCTTTCATGCGGCTCCTTGCTGAGGTTCGGCTGGCGCTGGCGCGGCAGCCTTGGGGAAGGGCGCCAGGTAGCCGATCGAGACCATCAGCAAGCCGACACCGACAAAGGAGATGATGCGTTCGATGCCGCCCACGTTCGACAGGTCGATCAGGAACAGCTTCACGACAACCAGCCCCAGCAGCACGGCACCCATGCTCCATTGCTGGCGCCGCTGCTGGCGCGCCGCGTGGCGCATCAGCAGCAGGGCCGTGACGCTCCACACCAGCGACA of Janthinobacterium sp. PAMC25594 contains these proteins:
- a CDS encoding DUF3999 family protein, encoding MKASLICCGLLVAGAALAAPGQDRPQDYAWSMPVTVPAGAGIVQLTLPRDVYLHASSASLADLRLFDADGKRLAYAIGAPPAQSATQRTAIPARIFPVTGAPATGDGMQGIDIRTADDGRLLSVSTRAGTAASTAALQALILDLGKQTQDKRIAALRFTPPARTDNYSAQVLLEVSDDLKQWDAIGTTTLNWLSNSDTQTLANDSIAFAPRAFRYARLSWQAGEPLAFAAITAQAVSETDIAPPRASIVLQGLPGKQANEWRYATPLAIPADSIALQLTHNNVVLPATLGVYRQNSYVPRHRLHLRQQERPAQGAYFDPLLRTTFYRIGLDGKERISGDLAMPVTQTGEWVLQTTTEHPFSASDAPALRLGWTPATVIFLASGKPPYQLAFGNSSAAAVAQPLSQVAPGFRADELLALKTASAGALKPNGGVAAPARVTKDGATWRLAALWAALLLGVAVLGFFAWRLLSQIKDEQPPAQ